A genomic window from Thioalkalivibrio sp. ALJ12 includes:
- the ppk1 gene encoding polyphosphate kinase 1 has product MPDADVTDTELFLNRELSLLEFNRRVLELARDPGFPLLERLRYLSISSTNLDEFFEVRVGSLRQQLDLNVQAPGPDGLSAAEQLRLIAPRAHALVDDQYRALNDELIPALAEEGIHFVRRSHWSEQQKAWVRQFFHEQLQPVLSPIGLDPAHPFPRILNKSLNFIVTLKGKDAFGRESGRAVVQAPRSLPRLVKLPREVASGDSDFVLLSSILHAHVGELFKGMKVTGCYQFRLTRNSDLFVQEEEIDDLLNALEGELPQRNYGAGVRLEVADNCPEEVAQFLLQEFHLEADDLYQVTGLVNLNRMMAVYDLVDRPDLKFPPFIPALPRTDASGESIFAAIRQQDLLLHHPYQSFMPVVDFLRQAASDPRVLAIKQTLYRTGTQSPLVETLIEAAQSGKEVTVVIELRARFDEADNIELANRMQDAGVHVTYGVVGYKTHAKLALVVRRNGDKLVRYAHLGTGNYHSGTAKAYTDYGLLTADPVLTEDVHRVFQQLTGLGKVERLRELIQAPFRLHDAMCEKIEREAENAREGRPARIVARMNSLNETGIIQALYRASQAGVKIQLIVRGICSLRPGVPGISENIEVRSVLGRFLEHSRVFYFENGGEPELYLSSADWMPRNFFRRVEVAFPIRDTAMRDRVAEECLFNYLRDTASAWALQVDGSYQRVQPVANEPPHSAQQQLLTTLAS; this is encoded by the coding sequence ATGCCGGATGCCGACGTGACCGATACCGAGCTCTTCCTCAACCGCGAGCTGTCACTGCTGGAATTCAACCGGCGCGTGCTGGAACTGGCACGCGACCCGGGCTTTCCCCTGCTGGAGCGGTTGCGCTACCTGAGCATCTCGTCCACCAACCTCGACGAGTTCTTCGAGGTCCGCGTGGGCTCGCTGCGCCAGCAGCTCGACCTGAACGTCCAGGCGCCGGGGCCGGACGGCCTGTCCGCGGCGGAACAGCTGCGCCTGATCGCGCCCCGGGCGCACGCCCTAGTGGACGATCAGTATCGCGCGCTCAACGACGAACTGATCCCGGCGCTGGCCGAGGAAGGCATCCATTTCGTGCGGCGCTCGCACTGGAGCGAGCAGCAGAAGGCCTGGGTACGCCAGTTTTTTCACGAGCAGCTGCAGCCCGTCCTCAGCCCGATCGGGCTCGACCCCGCGCACCCGTTTCCGCGCATCCTGAACAAAAGCCTGAACTTCATCGTCACGCTCAAGGGCAAGGACGCATTCGGGCGGGAATCCGGGCGCGCGGTGGTCCAGGCACCACGCTCCCTCCCGCGTCTGGTGAAACTCCCGCGCGAGGTGGCCAGCGGCGATTCCGATTTCGTGCTGCTGTCGTCCATCCTGCACGCCCATGTCGGCGAGCTGTTCAAGGGCATGAAGGTCACCGGCTGCTACCAGTTCCGGCTGACCCGCAACTCTGATCTGTTCGTTCAGGAAGAGGAGATCGACGACCTGCTGAACGCGCTGGAAGGCGAACTACCCCAGCGCAACTACGGCGCGGGCGTTCGCCTGGAGGTCGCGGACAACTGCCCGGAAGAAGTCGCGCAGTTCCTGCTGCAGGAATTTCATCTGGAGGCAGACGACCTCTACCAGGTCACCGGTCTGGTCAACCTGAACCGGATGATGGCCGTGTACGACCTGGTCGACCGACCCGACCTCAAGTTTCCCCCGTTCATCCCCGCCCTGCCGCGCACGGATGCCAGCGGTGAAAGCATCTTCGCGGCCATCCGCCAGCAGGACCTGCTGCTGCACCACCCCTACCAGTCGTTCATGCCGGTGGTGGATTTCCTGCGCCAGGCCGCCAGCGACCCGCGCGTCCTGGCGATCAAGCAGACGCTTTATCGCACGGGCACCCAGTCGCCACTGGTGGAAACGCTGATCGAGGCCGCGCAATCGGGCAAGGAAGTGACCGTGGTCATCGAGCTGCGCGCCCGCTTCGACGAGGCCGACAACATCGAGCTGGCCAACCGCATGCAGGATGCGGGCGTGCATGTGACCTATGGCGTGGTCGGCTACAAGACCCACGCAAAGCTCGCCCTGGTGGTGCGCCGTAACGGCGACAAGCTCGTGCGCTACGCCCACCTGGGCACGGGCAACTACCACTCGGGCACCGCCAAGGCCTATACCGATTACGGCCTGCTGACGGCCGATCCAGTACTCACCGAGGACGTCCATCGCGTGTTTCAGCAGCTCACGGGCCTTGGCAAGGTGGAACGCCTGCGCGAGCTGATCCAGGCGCCTTTCCGTCTGCACGATGCGATGTGCGAGAAGATCGAACGCGAGGCCGAGAACGCCCGCGAAGGCCGGCCTGCGCGGATCGTCGCACGCATGAACTCGCTGAACGAGACCGGCATCATCCAGGCGCTTTATCGCGCATCGCAGGCGGGCGTGAAGATTCAGCTGATCGTGCGCGGCATCTGCAGCCTGCGCCCGGGCGTGCCGGGCATCTCCGAGAACATCGAAGTGCGCTCGGTGCTCGGCCGGTTTCTCGAGCACTCTCGGGTGTTCTATTTCGAGAACGGGGGCGAGCCCGAGCTGTATCTGTCCAGCGCCGACTGGATGCCCCGCAATTTCTTCCGACGGGTGGAGGTCGCCTTTCCGATCCGCGATACCGCCATGCGCGACCGTGTCGCGGAAGAGTGTCTGTTCAACTACCTGCGGGATACCGCCAGCGCATGGGCCCTGCAGGTCGACGGGAGTTATCAGCGGGTCCAACCGGTTGCCAACGAGCCGCCCCATTCGGCACAGCAACAGTTGCTCACGACGCTCGCTAGCTGA
- the argF gene encoding ornithine carbamoyltransferase — protein MKPRHYLSFHDLSADETRALLERAVELKRQTHAGEHHDDILRGKTLGMIFEKSSTRTRVSFEVGMQQLGGNALFLSPRDTQLGRGEPIEDTARVLSRMVDCVMIRTYEHEKIELFAQHSSVPVINGLTDREHPAQLLADLQTYLEHRGDIRGKRVAWIGDGNNMCHSYMYAAHLLDFQLVAACPEGYDPEEDVVDATRDHFELTRDARAAAEGADLVVTDVWASMGQEQEKSARRRAFAGFFVDADLMRLANDDALFMHCLPAHREEEVSTEVLEGPQSVVWDEAENRLHAQKALMEFLLTRGS, from the coding sequence ATGAAGCCCCGCCATTACCTGTCGTTCCACGACCTGTCCGCAGACGAGACACGCGCCCTGCTCGAACGTGCCGTCGAACTGAAGCGCCAGACTCACGCGGGCGAGCACCACGACGACATCCTGCGCGGCAAGACGCTGGGGATGATCTTCGAGAAGTCCTCGACCCGCACGCGTGTCTCGTTCGAGGTCGGCATGCAGCAACTGGGCGGCAACGCCCTGTTCCTGTCCCCGCGCGACACCCAGCTGGGCCGCGGCGAGCCGATCGAGGACACGGCCCGTGTGCTCTCGCGCATGGTGGACTGCGTGATGATCCGCACCTACGAACACGAGAAGATCGAACTGTTCGCCCAGCACTCCTCGGTCCCCGTGATCAATGGCCTGACCGACCGGGAGCACCCCGCGCAGCTGCTGGCTGACCTGCAGACCTATCTCGAACACCGGGGCGACATCCGGGGCAAGCGCGTGGCCTGGATTGGCGATGGCAACAACATGTGCCACAGCTACATGTATGCCGCGCACCTGCTGGACTTCCAGCTGGTGGCGGCCTGCCCCGAGGGCTACGACCCGGAAGAGGACGTCGTGGATGCCACACGCGACCATTTCGAACTGACCCGCGATGCGCGCGCGGCGGCCGAGGGTGCCGACCTCGTCGTCACCGACGTCTGGGCCAGCATGGGGCAGGAGCAGGAAAAGAGCGCCCGCCGCCGGGCCTTTGCCGGGTTCTTCGTGGACGCCGACCTGATGCGTCTGGCCAACGACGACGCCCTGTTCATGCACTGCCTGCCCGCGCACCGCGAGGAAGAGGTCTCCACCGAGGTCCTCGAAGGCCCACAAAGCGTGGTCTGGGACGAGGCGGAAAACCGGCTGCACGCGCAGAAGGCCCTGATGGAGTTCCTGCTGACCCGCGGCAGCTGA
- a CDS encoding acetylornithine transaminase yields MSDVLQNTYSRLPVAFERGEGAWLWDTEGKRYLDALSGIAVCGLGHAHPKVAHAICDQAQTLVHTSNLFRIPLQEQLARRLCALAQMEQAFFCNSGAEANEAAIKLARLHARRRGIAKPKVIVMHGSFHGRTLATLSATGNEKIHAGFEPLVEGFVHVPHGDAEAVAALSNDPDVVAILVEPITGEGGIHVPPPGYLRRLRELADQHDWLLMLDEIQAGIGRTGHWFAFQHEGITPDVISLAKGLGNGIPIGANLVAGRASGLFTPGTHGTTFGGNPLVCRAALAVLDVMQDEGLCEEAGRQGEILRRRLADRLEDKPGVVAVRGRGLMIGIELDRPAGTLVQAALDAGLILNVTAQRVIRLLPPLIVDDAQVDQIASTVADLVDTLLVSEDSREAQA; encoded by the coding sequence ATGAGTGATGTCCTGCAGAATACCTACAGCCGGCTGCCGGTTGCCTTCGAACGGGGGGAAGGCGCCTGGCTCTGGGATACCGAGGGCAAACGCTACCTCGATGCCCTGTCCGGCATCGCGGTCTGCGGCCTTGGACACGCCCACCCGAAAGTGGCGCATGCGATCTGCGATCAGGCTCAGACGCTGGTACATACATCGAACCTGTTCCGCATCCCCTTGCAGGAACAGCTCGCGCGACGCCTGTGCGCGCTGGCACAGATGGAGCAGGCCTTTTTCTGCAACTCTGGCGCCGAGGCCAACGAAGCGGCCATCAAGCTGGCCCGGCTGCATGCCCGCCGCCGCGGCATCGCGAAGCCGAAGGTCATCGTGATGCACGGCAGCTTCCACGGGCGCACGCTCGCGACGCTGTCGGCCACCGGCAACGAAAAGATCCATGCCGGATTCGAACCCCTTGTCGAGGGCTTCGTGCACGTCCCCCATGGCGATGCCGAGGCCGTCGCGGCCCTGAGCAACGATCCGGACGTGGTCGCCATCCTGGTCGAACCCATCACCGGTGAAGGCGGCATCCACGTACCCCCGCCCGGATACCTGCGGCGCCTGCGCGAACTGGCTGACCAGCACGACTGGCTGCTGATGCTGGACGAGATCCAGGCCGGGATCGGCCGCACCGGACACTGGTTCGCCTTCCAGCATGAAGGCATCACGCCCGATGTGATATCACTCGCAAAAGGCCTGGGCAACGGCATCCCGATCGGGGCAAACCTGGTAGCCGGACGCGCATCCGGCCTGTTCACCCCCGGCACCCACGGCACCACCTTCGGTGGCAATCCCCTGGTCTGCCGGGCGGCCCTGGCCGTGCTGGACGTGATGCAGGACGAGGGCCTGTGCGAGGAAGCGGGCCGACAGGGCGAGATCCTCCGCCGCCGCCTGGCTGACCGGCTCGAGGACAAACCGGGGGTGGTCGCCGTGCGCGGACGCGGGCTGATGATCGGCATCGAGCTGGATCGCCCGGCCGGAACACTGGTTCAGGCCGCCCTCGACGCAGGGCTGATCCTCAACGTGACCGCGCAGCGGGTGATCCGGCTACTGCCACCACTGATCGTGGACGACGCCCAGGTCGACCAGATCGCCAGCACCGTGGCCGATCTGGTCGACACCCTGCTCGTATCCGAAGATTCCCGGGAGGCCCAGGCATGA
- a CDS encoding superoxide dismutase has product MAYELPDLPYAKNALEPHISAETLEYHHDKHHATYVTKLNGLLPGSEFENASLEDIIKKAPAGGIFNNGAQVWNHTFYFNCMGPDAGGEPSGKVADAINSAFGSFDGFKEKFNEAAVGNFGSGWTWLVQNSDGSVEIVNTSNAANPMRDGKTPLLTCDVWEHAYYIDYRNARPKYLENFWSVVNWDFVAQQMK; this is encoded by the coding sequence ATGGCCTACGAACTGCCCGATCTGCCCTATGCCAAGAACGCGCTGGAGCCGCACATCTCCGCCGAGACGCTGGAATACCATCACGACAAGCACCACGCGACTTACGTGACCAAGCTGAACGGCCTGCTGCCCGGCTCCGAGTTCGAGAATGCCTCGCTGGAGGACATCATCAAGAAGGCCCCGGCCGGCGGCATCTTCAACAACGGCGCCCAGGTCTGGAACCACACCTTCTACTTCAACTGCATGGGCCCGGACGCCGGCGGCGAGCCGTCCGGCAAGGTGGCCGACGCGATCAACAGCGCCTTTGGCTCGTTTGATGGCTTCAAGGAGAAGTTCAACGAGGCCGCGGTCGGCAATTTCGGCTCCGGCTGGACCTGGCTGGTGCAGAATAGCGACGGCTCAGTGGAGATCGTCAACACCTCCAACGCGGCCAATCCGATGCGTGATGGCAAGACCCCGCTGCTGACCTGCGATGTCTGGGAACATGCCTACTACATCGACTACCGCAACGCGCGCCCGAAGTATCTGGAGAACTTCTGGAGCGTGGTGAACTGGGATTTTGTCGCCCAGCAGATGAAATAA
- a CDS encoding DASS family sodium-coupled anion symporter yields the protein MSAHDADRQSDGAPSSVGANPSRSAYAWRGRIGLFLGPLLMLAFLVFPAPEGVAREAWWVLGLTLFMATWWITEALPLPVTALLPIALLPLLGVMPMDAATAPYANPIIFLFMGGFAIALAVQRWGLHQRIALAIVSRAGDRLHRLVGAFMLATAGLSMWVSNTATAALMLPIALSVLALMDRDTHIAGNGLGADSRRPALALLLGIAFAANIGGMATIIGSPPNALTAAYLGDRHGIEIGFVQWMMLGLPLATALLLLAWWLLTRWVFPVHRVRLQGLQAMMDQQRAEVGVWSRAEYRVAGVFLLVALAWLSRPFLEGLLPIHLTDAGIAVLGAGLLFLLPSGAADQRRLLAWDNTRELPWGVLLLVGGGLSLGSAIEASGLAELAAEGLGAAQAWPLLLIIAGAVVVTMLLSHVTSNTATAATLLPLVAALAMRMDIPVVLLAIPVAFAASVAFMLPVATPPNAIVFASNRLRVIDMIRGGALLSLVAIAMITLAVYALAEAILMQG from the coding sequence ATGTCCGCGCACGATGCCGATCGACAATCGGACGGCGCCCCCTCGTCGGTGGGTGCGAACCCCTCGCGCAGTGCCTACGCCTGGCGCGGGCGCATTGGGCTTTTCCTGGGCCCGCTCCTGATGCTTGCGTTCCTGGTTTTTCCAGCGCCAGAAGGTGTTGCACGCGAGGCATGGTGGGTGCTCGGGTTGACCCTTTTTATGGCGACCTGGTGGATTACCGAGGCCTTGCCACTACCCGTAACGGCGTTGCTGCCGATTGCCCTTTTGCCGCTGCTCGGCGTGATGCCGATGGACGCGGCCACCGCGCCCTACGCCAATCCCATCATCTTTCTGTTCATGGGCGGTTTTGCGATCGCGCTGGCGGTACAGCGCTGGGGACTCCACCAGCGGATTGCGCTCGCGATCGTCAGCCGGGCGGGGGATCGCCTGCATCGCCTGGTCGGGGCCTTCATGCTGGCCACGGCGGGGCTGTCGATGTGGGTCAGCAACACAGCCACTGCTGCGCTGATGTTGCCGATCGCCCTGTCCGTTCTGGCGCTGATGGATCGTGATACGCACATCGCGGGTAACGGCCTCGGCGCCGATTCGCGCCGCCCCGCACTGGCGCTCCTGCTGGGGATCGCCTTTGCCGCCAATATCGGGGGCATGGCGACGATCATCGGCTCTCCGCCGAACGCGCTGACCGCCGCCTATCTGGGCGACCGGCATGGCATCGAGATCGGTTTTGTGCAGTGGATGATGCTGGGCCTGCCCCTGGCCACCGCGTTGCTGCTGCTGGCCTGGTGGTTGCTGACGCGCTGGGTCTTCCCGGTTCATCGAGTACGCCTGCAGGGGTTGCAGGCGATGATGGACCAGCAGCGCGCCGAGGTCGGGGTCTGGTCTCGGGCCGAATACCGGGTCGCCGGCGTCTTCCTGCTGGTAGCGCTGGCGTGGCTGTCGCGCCCCTTTCTGGAAGGTCTCCTGCCGATTCATCTGACGGATGCCGGGATTGCCGTCCTGGGGGCCGGGCTGCTGTTCCTGCTGCCCTCGGGCGCAGCAGACCAGCGCCGGCTGCTGGCCTGGGACAATACGCGCGAGCTCCCCTGGGGGGTGCTGCTGCTGGTCGGCGGTGGTCTCAGCCTGGGTTCGGCCATCGAGGCGAGCGGCCTGGCGGAGCTGGCCGCCGAGGGCCTGGGCGCCGCCCAGGCATGGCCGCTGCTGCTGATCATTGCCGGGGCCGTGGTGGTGACCATGTTGCTATCGCATGTGACCAGCAACACAGCCACCGCTGCCACGCTGCTGCCGCTGGTGGCTGCGCTGGCGATGCGCATGGATATTCCCGTCGTGCTCCTCGCGATCCCCGTGGCCTTTGCCGCCTCCGTGGCCTTCATGTTGCCGGTCGCGACCCCGCCCAACGCGATCGTGTTCGCCAGCAACCGGCTGCGGGTGATCGACATGATCCGTGGCGGGGCGCTGCTCTCCCTGGTGGCAATTGCCATGATTACGCTTGCGGTCTACGCCCTGGCGGAGGCCATCCTGATGCAGGGCTAG